The DNA sequence GCGATCTCGTAGGACACCACCTGCGCACTCGACCGCAGCCCGCCCAGCAGCGGATACGTCGACCCGGACGCCCAGCCGGCGAGCACGATGCCGTATACGCCGACCGAGGTCACCGCGAGGATGTAGAGGACCGCGACGGCGAGGTCGGTCAGTTGCAGCGCGGTGCGGTGTCCGAACACCGACACCGCACCGCCCATCGGGATCACCGCGAACGCCATGAACGCCGGGATGACCGAGATGACCGGCGCCAGAAGGTAAACCGGCCGGTCCACACCCGCAGGGGTGATGCCCTCCTTCAGGGCTAGTTTGATGCCGTCGGCCAGCGACTGGAGCAGCCCCTTCGGCCCGACCCGGTTGGGCCCGAACCGCATCTGCATGCGGCCCAGCACTTTCCGCTCGATGAGGATCGCGGCCAGCACGGTGAGCACCAGGAACGCGAAGATGCCGACGGCCTTGGCGAGGATCAGCCACCAGGGGTCGTGGCCGAAGAGTGTGGGGTCGGGATGGGTCACGGTGCGGCCCGCCCGATCGATACGACGGCGCCGATGCCCACCCCGAGCTGGCGGTGGACCTGCGAGCCGGGGGAGTTCAGCGGCAACCAGACGACGCCGTCGGGCATGTCGGTGACGGTGAGGGGCAGCGTGACCGCACCGCGGGCGGTGCTGACGGTGACGGGGTCACCGGGCCCCGCACCGACGGCGTCGGCGGTGTGTTCGGACAACCGCACGACGGCCGCGGGCGCCGTACCGGCCAGATGTGGTTCGCCGTCCTGCAGCCGGCCGAGGTCCAGCAGCATGCGCCACCCGGTCAGGACCGCCTGCCCGGGACCGGCCTGCGGGGGCGTCGTCGCCTCGTGGCGCAGCGCCGGGCGGGGTCCGTCCCACCAGCCCAGCCGGGCCAGTTCCGCCCCGGCGGTCTGCGCATCCGGAAGGCCCAGGTCGACGCCCATCTCGTCGGCCAGGAAGTTCAGCACCCGCAGATCCGGGATGGCGTTGCTGCGCAACGCCGGCCCGAAGGGCCGCAACCTGCCCTCCCAGTCGAGGAATGCGCCATCCTTCTCGGCGACCGGCGCCACCGGGAACACCACGTCGGCGGCCCGGCTGACGTCGCTGTCGCGGAGTTCGAGGCTGACCACGAACGGCGCCGCCGCCAACGCGGCCAGCGCAGCGTCCGGGTCCGGCAGATCGGTGACGTCGACACCGCCGAGCACCAGCGCCCTCAGCGCACCGGAGCTCGCCGCGTCGAAGATCGCCGCGGTCCCGCGGCCGGGCCTCTCCGGCAGCTCGTCGGTGTGCCAGGCTTTCGCCAGCTGGGCGCGGGCCGCGGGCTCGCTGACCGGACGTCCGCCGGGAAGCAGGGTCGGCAGCGCGCCGGCTTCCACGGCGCCGCGTTCGCCGGCGCGGCGCGGGATCCACGCCAACCGGGCGCCCGTCGCCGCGGCCAGCCGGACCGCCGCGCTCAACCCACCCGGTGCGACAGCCAACCGTTCGCCGACGAGCACGACCGCGCCGGGCAACCGCAGCAGGGCCTCGTCGGCCAAACCGTCGAGGGCGGCGGCCTCACCGCCCGGTGCCGCGGTGACCAGGCGGCCGGCCAGTTTGGTCACGCCGCCGCTGGCGAACGGCGCGACGGACAGTACCTGCAGACCTCGTTTGCGCACGGCTTTGCGTAGCCGCAGGAACACGATCGGCGATTCCTCTTCGGGTTCGAATCCGGCGAGGAGTACCGCCGGGGCGTTCTCCAGATCGGCGTAGGTGACCTCCATGGGGCGGCCGGCCACGTGCGCGGCCAAGAAGTCGGCCTCCTCGGCGCTGTGTGCCCGTACCCGGAAGTCGACGTCGTTGGTGTCGAGCACCATCCGCGCGAATTTGGCGTACGCGTAGGCGTCTTCGATGGTGGCGCGGCCGCCCACCACCACACCGGCCCGGCCGTCGGCGGCGGCCAATCCGGCCGCGGCCACGGCGAGGGCCTCCGACCAGGACGCCGGCCGCTGCGTGCCGTCGGCGTCGCGGATCAGCGGTGTGGTGATCCGGTCACCCACGGTCGCGAATGTGAACGCCCAGCGGCCCTTGTCGCAGTTCCACTCCTCGTTCACCTGCGGATCGTCACCGGCCAACCGGCGTAACACCTTTCCGCGCCGGTGGTCGGTGCGCTGCGCGCACCCGGAGGCGCAGTGCTCGCAGACACTCGGAGTCGACACCAGGTCGAAGGGCCGGGCGCGGAACCGGTACGCCGTCCCGGTGAGCGCGCCGACCGGGCAGATCTGCACTGTATTGCCGGAGAAGTAGGACTGGAAGGGTTCACCCGGGGCGATGCCGACCTGTTGCAGCGCACCACGTTCCAGCAGCTCGATGAACGGGTCTCCGGCGATCTGCTGCGAGAAGCGGGTGCACCGCGCGCACAGCACGCACCGTTCCCGGTCCAGCAGGACCTGGGAGCTGATGTTGATCGGTTTCGGGAAGGTGCGTTTGACGTCGGTGAACCGTGTCTCGGCGCGGCCGTTGGACATGGCCTGGTTCTGCAGTGGGCATTCACCACCCTTGTCGCAGACCGGGCAGTCGAGCGGATGGTTGATCAGCAGCAGTTCCATGACGCCGCGTTGCGCCTTGTCGGCGGCCTCGGAACTGAACTGGGTGCGCACCACCATGTCGGGGCTCACCGTGGTGGTACACGAGGCCATCGGCTTGCGCTGGCCCTCCACCTCGACGAGGCACTGGCGGCAGGCGCCCACCGGGTCGAGCAGCGGGTGGTCGCAGAACCGGGGAATCTGGATGCCCATCAGTTCGGCCGCCCGGATCACCAACGTGCCCTTCGGCACGCTGACCGCTGTGCCGTCGATGGTGAGCTCGACCATCTCCACGGGCGGCTCTCCCGGCCGAGCAGACGCAGAACCGTCGGATTTTCCGACGTTCTGGACGGTTTCACGTCTACTCGTGGGAGAACTGGGTGCGCTCACACCGCCACCTCCTGGTCGGCCATCAATGTCGAGGCGTGCGGATCGAACGGGCAGCCGCCATCGAGATGCGCGAGGTACTCGTCGCGGAAGAACTTGATCGACGAGATGATCGGGCTCGCCGCCCCGTCGCCCAACGCGCAGAAAGACTTCCCGAGGATGGTGTCGGAGATGTCGAGCAGCTTGTCGACGTCGGCCTCGGTGGCGTCGCCGCTCTCCAAGCGCGCGTAGATCTGGGTCAGCCAGTAGGTG is a window from the Mycolicibacterium litorale genome containing:
- a CDS encoding NADH-quinone oxidoreductase subunit G gives rise to the protein MVELTIDGTAVSVPKGTLVIRAAELMGIQIPRFCDHPLLDPVGACRQCLVEVEGQRKPMASCTTTVSPDMVVRTQFSSEAADKAQRGVMELLLINHPLDCPVCDKGGECPLQNQAMSNGRAETRFTDVKRTFPKPINISSQVLLDRERCVLCARCTRFSQQIAGDPFIELLERGALQQVGIAPGEPFQSYFSGNTVQICPVGALTGTAYRFRARPFDLVSTPSVCEHCASGCAQRTDHRRGKVLRRLAGDDPQVNEEWNCDKGRWAFTFATVGDRITTPLIRDADGTQRPASWSEALAVAAAGLAAADGRAGVVVGGRATIEDAYAYAKFARMVLDTNDVDFRVRAHSAEEADFLAAHVAGRPMEVTYADLENAPAVLLAGFEPEEESPIVFLRLRKAVRKRGLQVLSVAPFASGGVTKLAGRLVTAAPGGEAAALDGLADEALLRLPGAVVLVGERLAVAPGGLSAAVRLAAATGARLAWIPRRAGERGAVEAGALPTLLPGGRPVSEPAARAQLAKAWHTDELPERPGRGTAAIFDAASSGALRALVLGGVDVTDLPDPDAALAALAAAPFVVSLELRDSDVSRAADVVFPVAPVAEKDGAFLDWEGRLRPFGPALRSNAIPDLRVLNFLADEMGVDLGLPDAQTAGAELARLGWWDGPRPALRHEATTPPQAGPGQAVLTGWRMLLDLGRLQDGEPHLAGTAPAAVVRLSEHTADAVGAGPGDPVTVSTARGAVTLPLTVTDMPDGVVWLPLNSPGSQVHRQLGVGIGAVVSIGRAAP